A single Leifsonia sp. 1010 DNA region contains:
- a CDS encoding LuxR C-terminal-related transcriptional regulator, whose amino-acid sequence MGSANDDLETLLFESKTTAPLFDPAYVRRQDLIQSLRASTSRIVTVEAPAGYGKTSLLAEWEHLEDRATGWLTLREDDDDPAALIRLLARVCTAFASEAESVFAQIATTQTGVLSRLAPALALALSRCERPFVLFIDDVHVLRTVGCIDALEVALARVPAGSQVVLASRQHLAALARGRVELSAARVGASELRIDLDGAARIADEAGAHVDRSLLADWVDRCEGWAAGLHMYALLSRSRPFAVTSDNTALADYLYRECVRDLPEETRQFLLRTSILGTHIPDLCDAVLERTDSIRILRDLESRQLFVTADADGRAFRLHPLFREYLSDELQLESASLVPALHARASQWFAERGQLPAAIDHAIAAGEFPTATALVTAAGLPAYEAGQSATLGRWLREIGDANLLANPSAVVVFAWFAVLAGSDDDARKWGTLLGMVPDDAAAAGINIPSAKAMIRAIMMPDGIESALEDAEFAAEVEPLESPWRDPAVQILGSTLLHAGYEERARVVLGEAIHIASVHGNPASIVICESEFAFLAIEAGAWERAATHIERALDTIREGGIEGYVMSAYAHAAAACLELHAGRTLSGRRYLARAMSERQRCGSAVPLLSIPTRLLLVRAQLAVGDADAARILLDEIDEVLPPGVPGDALDTRRAFARNLLAEHTRTLERRVDSVALTEAEQRVLPYLQTHLTRPEIAQRLYVSPNTVKTHISAIFQKFGVSSRSEAVRRGVELELLGKATELAPV is encoded by the coding sequence GTGGGTTCGGCGAACGACGATCTGGAAACTCTGCTCTTCGAGAGCAAGACCACCGCTCCGCTCTTCGACCCGGCCTATGTTCGCCGGCAGGACCTCATCCAATCGCTGCGCGCCAGTACCTCCCGCATCGTCACGGTCGAAGCGCCCGCCGGCTACGGGAAGACGTCGCTCCTCGCCGAATGGGAACACCTCGAAGATCGGGCGACCGGTTGGCTCACGCTCCGCGAAGACGATGACGATCCGGCGGCGCTGATCCGCCTCCTGGCCCGGGTGTGCACAGCGTTCGCGTCGGAGGCCGAGTCGGTCTTCGCGCAGATCGCGACCACCCAGACGGGAGTGCTGAGCAGGCTCGCCCCGGCGCTGGCCCTTGCGCTCTCACGGTGCGAACGTCCGTTCGTTCTGTTCATCGACGACGTCCACGTGTTGAGAACGGTCGGGTGCATCGACGCCCTGGAGGTGGCTCTGGCTCGGGTGCCCGCGGGATCGCAGGTGGTGCTGGCGAGCCGGCAGCATCTGGCGGCGTTGGCCCGAGGACGCGTCGAGCTGTCGGCGGCCAGAGTCGGAGCGTCCGAGTTGCGGATCGACCTCGACGGGGCCGCGCGGATCGCCGACGAGGCGGGCGCGCATGTGGACCGGAGCCTCCTTGCGGATTGGGTGGATCGCTGTGAGGGCTGGGCGGCCGGGCTGCACATGTACGCACTGCTCTCCAGAAGCCGGCCGTTCGCCGTCACAAGCGACAACACCGCACTCGCCGACTACCTCTATCGAGAATGCGTTCGCGACCTCCCGGAGGAGACCAGGCAGTTTCTTCTCCGCACGTCGATCCTCGGCACGCATATCCCGGACCTGTGCGATGCCGTGTTGGAACGGACCGATTCGATCCGGATCCTGCGGGACCTGGAATCGCGCCAGCTCTTCGTCACCGCGGACGCGGACGGTCGCGCGTTTCGCCTTCATCCTCTGTTCCGGGAGTACCTGTCGGATGAGCTGCAGCTCGAGTCCGCCTCGCTTGTGCCAGCCCTTCACGCGCGAGCATCGCAGTGGTTCGCCGAGCGCGGGCAACTCCCGGCGGCCATCGATCACGCAATCGCGGCGGGGGAGTTCCCCACCGCCACAGCACTGGTGACCGCCGCCGGTCTCCCGGCCTACGAGGCGGGTCAGAGCGCGACACTCGGCCGATGGCTGCGTGAGATCGGCGACGCCAACCTCCTGGCGAACCCGTCAGCCGTTGTCGTCTTCGCCTGGTTCGCGGTCCTCGCAGGATCGGATGACGACGCCCGCAAGTGGGGAACCCTGTTGGGGATGGTTCCCGATGACGCTGCTGCCGCCGGAATCAACATTCCTTCGGCGAAGGCGATGATCCGGGCAATCATGATGCCCGACGGCATCGAATCAGCCCTCGAGGACGCAGAATTCGCGGCCGAGGTCGAACCGCTCGAGAGTCCGTGGCGTGACCCCGCCGTCCAGATCCTGGGAAGCACCCTGCTCCACGCCGGCTATGAGGAGCGCGCCCGGGTCGTGCTCGGCGAGGCGATCCACATCGCCAGCGTTCACGGCAATCCCGCTTCGATTGTGATCTGCGAGTCCGAGTTCGCCTTCCTCGCGATCGAGGCCGGAGCGTGGGAGCGGGCAGCGACGCACATCGAGAGAGCCCTGGACACCATCCGGGAGGGAGGCATCGAAGGCTACGTCATGTCCGCGTACGCGCACGCGGCCGCCGCCTGCCTGGAACTCCATGCCGGCCGAACGCTGTCGGGCAGACGGTACCTGGCGCGGGCCATGTCAGAACGCCAGCGCTGCGGGAGCGCGGTGCCGCTGCTCAGCATCCCGACCCGGTTGCTGCTCGTCCGTGCGCAATTGGCCGTCGGGGACGCGGACGCCGCCCGGATCCTCCTCGACGAGATCGATGAAGTCCTTCCCCCGGGGGTTCCGGGCGACGCCTTGGATACACGGAGAGCGTTCGCCCGGAATCTGCTTGCCGAGCACACGCGCACCTTGGAGCGTCGAGTCGACTCCGTGGCGCTGACCGAAGCCGAGCAGCGTGTTCTTCCGTACCTGCAGACTCACCTGACCCGCCCGGAGATCGCGCAGCGCCTGTACGTCTCGCCCAACACCGTCAAAACCCACATCAGCGCTATCTTCCAGAAGTTCGGGGTGTCGTCGCGTTCGGAGGCGGTGCGGCGGGGGGTCGAGCTGGAGCTCCTCGGCAAGGCGACCGAGCTCGCGCCGGTCTGA
- the glpX gene encoding class II fructose-bisphosphatase, which translates to MSMTDTATHFQHPDRNLAMELVRATEAAAIRATPWIGRGDKNAADGAAVDAMRKFLGTVNFDGVIVIGEGEKDNAPMLFNGEHVGNGRGPAVDIAVDPIDGTSLTAAGRQNALSVIAVSDRGSMLDASSVFRMNKIVTGPAGHGVVDLSQSIGDNIRALAKALGKPVAEVRVAVLDRPRHEGLIEEIRAAGAGTRLLLDGDVAGGINAARYESRIDMCVGIGGSPEGVITAAAIKALGGFMQGMLAPSDDEERAKGIAAGLKMDTILSADDLVKGDNTFFVATGVTDGGLVEGVRRKGPIIRTESIVLRSKSGTARRVVADHLAEKWLEPDQL; encoded by the coding sequence ATGAGCATGACCGACACCGCCACGCACTTCCAGCACCCGGACAGGAACCTGGCGATGGAGCTGGTGCGGGCGACGGAGGCAGCGGCGATCCGGGCGACGCCGTGGATCGGACGCGGCGACAAGAACGCGGCCGACGGCGCCGCCGTGGACGCGATGCGCAAGTTCCTCGGGACGGTCAACTTCGACGGCGTCATCGTGATCGGCGAGGGTGAGAAGGACAATGCGCCCATGCTGTTCAACGGCGAGCACGTCGGAAACGGACGCGGGCCCGCGGTGGATATCGCTGTCGACCCGATCGACGGCACCTCGCTGACGGCGGCCGGGCGGCAGAACGCGCTGTCGGTCATCGCGGTGTCGGACCGGGGATCGATGCTGGACGCGTCGAGCGTGTTCCGGATGAACAAGATCGTGACCGGTCCGGCCGGCCACGGTGTCGTGGACCTCTCGCAGTCGATCGGTGACAACATCCGGGCGCTGGCGAAGGCGCTGGGCAAGCCGGTCGCGGAGGTCCGGGTGGCGGTGCTGGACCGGCCGCGGCATGAGGGCCTGATCGAGGAGATCCGGGCGGCCGGAGCCGGGACGCGGCTGCTGCTCGACGGCGATGTCGCGGGCGGCATCAACGCGGCCCGTTACGAGTCGCGGATCGACATGTGCGTCGGCATCGGCGGCAGCCCGGAGGGCGTGATCACGGCGGCGGCGATCAAGGCCCTCGGCGGGTTCATGCAGGGCATGCTGGCGCCGAGCGACGACGAGGAGCGGGCGAAGGGCATCGCCGCGGGGCTGAAGATGGACACCATTCTGAGCGCGGACGACCTGGTCAAGGGCGACAACACGTTCTTCGTCGCGACCGGTGTGACCGACGGCGGCCTGGTGGAGGGCGTGCGCCGCAAGGGACCGATCATCCGGACGGAGTCGATCGTGCTCCGCTCGAAGTCGGGCACCGCCCGCCGTGTGGTGGCGGACCACCTCGCGGAGAAGTGGCTGGAGCCCGACCAGCTCTGA
- a CDS encoding DUF427 domain-containing protein, with protein MPRPRPEIPGPGQESVWDYPRPPRIESVAVPVTIRLGGQLIVETRNVVRVLETSHPPVYYLPIADFATGALVDADGSSFCEFKGTARYLDVRGGGEVRPACAWNYPHPSPGFEPLRDRVAVYAQQMDECTVDGEVVTPQPGGFYGGWITRAVVGPFKGSPGSQRW; from the coding sequence GTGCCCCGACCGCGTCCCGAGATCCCCGGACCGGGGCAGGAGTCTGTCTGGGACTACCCCAGGCCGCCGCGCATCGAGAGCGTCGCCGTGCCTGTCACGATCCGTCTGGGCGGGCAGCTCATCGTCGAAACCCGGAACGTTGTCCGGGTGCTCGAGACAAGCCATCCGCCGGTCTATTACCTTCCGATAGCGGACTTCGCGACCGGCGCGCTGGTCGACGCCGACGGCTCGTCGTTCTGCGAGTTCAAGGGCACCGCCCGATATCTCGACGTGCGCGGCGGAGGCGAAGTTCGGCCCGCGTGCGCGTGGAACTACCCGCATCCGTCGCCGGGCTTCGAGCCGCTCCGAGACCGCGTCGCCGTCTACGCCCAGCAGATGGACGAGTGCACGGTCGACGGCGAGGTCGTCACGCCGCAGCCCGGGGGCTTCTACGGCGGCTGGATCACGAGAGCCGTGGTCGGGCCCTTCAAGGGGTCGCCCGGGTCACAACGGTGGTGA
- a CDS encoding LON peptidase substrate-binding domain-containing protein, translating to MFPLGSVLFPSVPIPLRVFEPRYLTLVGRLLDEVEPGFEFGVVLIERGFEAGGGDQRASVGTMARLVSAAVGADDLVIVGVGTRRFTVERWLDDDPYPRAELSMLPDLEWSEALEPLRAEAESVVRRVVARVAEPQSDTDIELSNDPVEAAWQLAAIAPLGEYDRYTLLRSTSLGGLLRQTIDLVIEAEELWSAE from the coding sequence ATGTTCCCGCTCGGCTCCGTGCTGTTTCCCTCCGTGCCCATCCCGTTGCGGGTGTTCGAGCCGCGGTATCTCACGCTGGTCGGCCGTTTGCTCGACGAGGTCGAACCGGGGTTCGAGTTCGGCGTCGTGCTCATCGAGCGCGGATTCGAAGCCGGGGGCGGCGACCAGCGCGCCTCGGTCGGGACGATGGCGCGCCTTGTGAGCGCCGCCGTGGGCGCCGATGATCTGGTCATCGTCGGCGTAGGGACCCGGCGGTTCACGGTCGAGCGATGGCTCGACGACGACCCGTATCCCCGGGCCGAGCTCTCGATGCTGCCGGATCTGGAGTGGTCCGAGGCACTCGAACCTCTACGGGCCGAGGCAGAATCGGTTGTCCGCCGCGTGGTCGCCCGCGTTGCGGAGCCGCAGTCGGATACCGACATCGAGCTGTCGAACGACCCCGTCGAAGCCGCGTGGCAACTGGCGGCGATCGCCCCGCTGGGCGAGTACGACAGGTACACCCTGCTGAGATCGACATCGTTGGGAGGTCTCCTGCGACAGACGATCGATCTGGTCATCGAAGCCGAGGAGCTCTGGTCCGCCGAGTGA
- a CDS encoding exonuclease domain-containing protein: MTLDFTAIDFETANSSAASACSVGLVKVRDGKVVDRAGWFIRPPLGHDVFQEWNVRIHGIRPEDVADAAGWVDQLADLVEFAEDDHLVAHNAGFDMGVIRAACAATFVACPEYSYLCSLQVARKTYHLESYRLPVAAMAAGFEDFAHHDALADAEACAAIMIHAARRHDAATIADLAELTGARLGRIGVPIAA; this comes from the coding sequence GTGACCCTGGACTTCACCGCCATCGACTTCGAGACCGCCAATTCCTCCGCCGCATCGGCCTGCTCGGTCGGACTCGTCAAGGTCAGAGACGGCAAGGTGGTGGACCGGGCGGGATGGTTCATCCGGCCGCCGCTGGGGCACGACGTCTTCCAGGAGTGGAACGTGCGCATCCACGGCATCCGGCCCGAGGATGTGGCCGACGCCGCCGGGTGGGTCGACCAGCTGGCCGATCTGGTCGAGTTCGCGGAGGACGACCACCTCGTCGCCCACAACGCGGGCTTCGACATGGGCGTGATCCGGGCGGCGTGCGCGGCGACCTTCGTCGCCTGCCCGGAGTACAGCTACCTCTGCAGCCTGCAGGTGGCACGCAAGACGTACCACCTGGAGTCGTACCGCCTGCCCGTCGCGGCGATGGCGGCGGGGTTCGAGGACTTCGCGCACCACGACGCGCTGGCGGACGCCGAGGCGTGCGCGGCCATCATGATCCACGCGGCCCGGCGGCACGACGCGGCCACGATCGCGGACCTCGCCGAGCTGACCGGCGCCCGGCTCGGGCGCATCGGCGTTCCGATCGCCGCCTGA
- a CDS encoding methyltransferase domain-containing protein: protein MRIYVHLNRAAGRVAVATRTIGGMRSRQQRDLHAASFDRAADLYDAARPTYPAEAVSWLLDGVEGRVLDLGAGTGKLTASLVERGREVAAVDPSSEMLRVLQERLPDVDAREGAAERIPLPDDAFGLVVVAQAWHWVDVDRAVPEVARVLRPGGRLGLIWNERDECVGWVRELGELMDAGSAVFDDEADPVVPPPFGPLERHETRWVQALTLDGLLDLARSRSYFISKDPDGQAAVIQSLRRLAREHPDLAGRDTFELPYVTRSYRATLQG, encoded by the coding sequence ATGCGCATCTACGTGCACCTCAACCGCGCGGCCGGGCGTGTGGCGGTCGCGACGCGTACCATCGGCGGCATGCGATCCCGTCAGCAGCGCGACCTCCATGCCGCCTCCTTCGACCGCGCCGCAGACCTCTACGACGCGGCCCGGCCGACGTACCCGGCCGAGGCGGTCAGCTGGCTCCTCGACGGGGTGGAGGGGCGGGTGCTCGACCTCGGCGCGGGGACGGGCAAACTCACCGCATCCCTCGTCGAGCGCGGACGCGAGGTCGCCGCCGTGGATCCGTCGTCCGAGATGCTGCGCGTGCTCCAGGAACGTCTCCCCGACGTGGATGCGCGGGAGGGCGCCGCCGAGCGCATCCCCTTGCCGGACGACGCCTTCGGCCTGGTGGTCGTCGCCCAGGCGTGGCACTGGGTGGATGTCGACCGCGCGGTGCCCGAGGTCGCCCGGGTGCTCCGCCCCGGCGGCCGGCTCGGGCTGATCTGGAACGAGCGCGACGAGTGCGTCGGCTGGGTGCGCGAGCTGGGGGAGCTGATGGATGCGGGCTCGGCCGTGTTCGACGACGAGGCCGACCCGGTGGTCCCGCCGCCGTTCGGTCCGCTGGAGCGCCACGAGACCCGCTGGGTGCAGGCGCTGACGCTCGACGGCCTGCTCGATCTGGCGCGCTCCCGCAGTTACTTCATCAGTAAGGATCCGGACGGCCAGGCCGCCGTGATCCAGTCGCTGCGCCGTCTCGCTCGCGAGCATCCCGACCTCGCGGGGCGCGACACCTTCGAGCTGCCGTACGTGACCCGCAGCTACCGGGCGACGCTGCAGGGCTGA
- a CDS encoding ADP-ribosylation/crystallin J1 has translation MTDVETVTLWRPTGPEELVLVEESGWTRWPPRLPDQPIFYPVLNEDYAVRIARDWNVKASGAGHVTRFRVRKDFLDRFEVQQVGGETILEYWIPAEQLEELNGNIVGRIEVTRSFRRGPDGDVVEVHDRE, from the coding sequence ATGACCGACGTCGAAACCGTCACGCTTTGGCGTCCGACGGGGCCCGAAGAGCTGGTGCTGGTGGAGGAATCCGGCTGGACGCGATGGCCTCCGCGGTTGCCGGATCAGCCGATCTTCTATCCGGTGCTCAACGAGGACTACGCGGTCCGCATCGCGCGGGACTGGAACGTCAAAGCGTCCGGGGCCGGGCACGTCACCCGCTTCCGCGTGCGAAAGGACTTCCTGGACCGTTTCGAGGTGCAGCAGGTCGGCGGTGAGACCATCCTCGAGTATTGGATCCCCGCCGAGCAGCTCGAGGAGCTCAACGGCAACATCGTCGGGCGCATCGAGGTGACGCGCAGCTTCCGACGCGGGCCGGACGGCGATGTGGTGGAGGTCCACGACCGTGAGTGA
- the ychF gene encoding redox-regulated ATPase YchF has translation MALTIGIVGLPNVGKSTLFNALTKNDALAANYPFATIEPNVGVVNLPDPRLDRLAELFHSERTVPAPVSFVDIAGIVKGASEGEGLGNKFLANIREADAIAQVVRGFSDADVVHVAGKTDPAGDMETINTELILADLQTLEKAEQRYEKEVKGRRLEPVVLETARAAIEYLNSGKPLSTSSIDLEPVRELGLLTAKPFIYVFNVDEDVLTDESRRAELAALVAPAQAVFLDAKLESELIDLDAADAAELLASTGQEESGLDQLARIGFDTLGLQTYLTAGPKESRAWTIPKGAKAPQAAGVIHTDFEKGFIKAEVISFDDLMEAGSVAEARSRGKARMEGKDYVMQDGDVVEFRFNV, from the coding sequence GTGGCTCTCACTATCGGAATCGTCGGGCTGCCCAATGTGGGCAAGTCCACCCTGTTCAACGCGCTGACCAAGAACGACGCGCTCGCCGCGAACTACCCGTTCGCGACCATCGAGCCGAACGTCGGCGTGGTGAACCTGCCCGACCCGCGGCTTGACCGTCTCGCCGAGCTGTTCCACAGCGAGAGGACCGTGCCGGCTCCCGTGTCGTTCGTCGACATCGCGGGCATCGTGAAGGGCGCGAGCGAGGGCGAGGGTCTGGGCAACAAGTTCCTGGCGAACATCCGCGAGGCGGACGCCATCGCCCAGGTCGTGCGCGGCTTCAGCGACGCCGATGTCGTGCACGTGGCCGGCAAGACCGACCCGGCGGGCGACATGGAGACCATCAACACCGAGCTCATCCTCGCCGACCTGCAGACCCTCGAGAAGGCGGAGCAGCGGTACGAGAAGGAGGTCAAGGGTCGCAGGCTGGAGCCCGTGGTCCTCGAGACCGCGCGGGCCGCGATCGAGTACCTCAACTCGGGCAAGCCGCTGTCGACCTCGTCGATCGACCTGGAGCCGGTCCGCGAGCTGGGCCTGCTCACCGCCAAGCCGTTCATCTACGTCTTCAACGTGGACGAGGATGTGCTCACCGACGAGTCCCGTCGCGCCGAGCTGGCCGCCCTGGTCGCTCCGGCGCAGGCCGTCTTCCTCGACGCCAAGCTGGAGTCCGAACTCATCGACCTCGATGCGGCCGACGCCGCCGAACTGCTCGCGTCGACCGGCCAAGAGGAGTCCGGCCTCGACCAGCTCGCCCGCATCGGCTTCGACACCCTCGGCCTGCAGACCTACCTGACGGCCGGCCCGAAGGAATCGCGCGCCTGGACCATCCCCAAGGGTGCGAAGGCCCCGCAGGCGGCCGGCGTCATCCACACCGACTTCGAGAAGGGCTTCATCAAGGCGGAGGTCATCTCCTTCGACGACCTGATGGAGGCCGGTAGCGTCGCCGAGGCCCGCTCGCGCGGCAAGGCGCGCATGGAGGGCAAGGACTACGTCATGCAGGACGGCGACGTGGTGGAGTTCCGCTTCAACGTGTAG
- the rmuC gene encoding DNA recombination protein RmuC translates to MDILALLLGLLIGLVVGAIGAGVAVLRLLRSRPSAEPAAPVVDPVVLAAQHQAELAELRAAETAVQSEIRADLAAAHSRVDALQDQLRAAQEQYRETVERHRAEAEARAERERAESKVLQALAPVRESLTDMQRKVIELETQRNQQHGQLAQQLRSAAESEERLRSTAEALASALRSNSTRGVWGETQLRSVVEAAGLIERVDFDVQSSIHSESGAGRPDMIVRLPGGKSIALDAKVPFNAYLEASQIPATATGSEAAQREALLKQHVKAVRDHITALGSKAYWTGLESSPELVIAFIPSESLVSSALEADPSIMEFAFGKRVALASPVTLWSVLKTVAFSWQQDVLTQEAKQLFDLSRTLYSRLSTTAGHIEKLGRSLERTVKDYNGFVGSFERQVFPAARKLNALDESKVIGVIEGIEEAPRELTAFELVSELEPRDMHGIDKLAIEEQERAHALEAERDTGAA, encoded by the coding sequence ATGGACATCCTCGCCCTGCTCCTCGGCCTTCTGATCGGCCTCGTCGTCGGCGCCATCGGCGCGGGCGTCGCCGTCCTGCGCCTGCTGCGCTCGCGGCCGTCGGCCGAGCCCGCCGCGCCGGTCGTCGACCCGGTCGTGCTCGCCGCCCAGCATCAGGCCGAGCTCGCCGAGCTGCGGGCGGCCGAGACGGCCGTGCAGTCGGAGATCCGGGCCGACCTCGCCGCTGCGCACAGCCGGGTGGATGCGCTCCAGGATCAGCTGCGCGCCGCCCAGGAGCAGTACCGCGAGACGGTGGAGCGGCATCGCGCCGAGGCGGAGGCCCGAGCCGAGCGGGAGCGCGCCGAGAGCAAGGTGCTGCAAGCGCTGGCGCCGGTGCGGGAGAGCCTGACGGACATGCAGCGCAAGGTCATCGAGCTCGAGACTCAGCGCAACCAGCAGCACGGCCAGCTCGCGCAGCAGCTCCGGTCGGCGGCGGAGTCGGAGGAGCGGCTGCGCAGCACCGCGGAGGCCCTCGCTTCGGCCCTCCGCTCGAACAGCACTCGCGGCGTCTGGGGCGAGACCCAGCTGCGGAGCGTCGTGGAGGCGGCGGGTCTCATCGAGCGCGTCGACTTCGACGTGCAGTCGAGCATCCACTCGGAGTCCGGCGCGGGCCGGCCCGACATGATCGTGCGCCTCCCCGGCGGCAAGAGCATCGCGCTCGACGCCAAGGTGCCCTTCAACGCATACCTCGAGGCCAGCCAGATCCCGGCGACGGCGACGGGTTCGGAGGCTGCACAGCGGGAGGCGCTGCTCAAGCAGCACGTCAAGGCCGTGCGCGACCACATCACGGCTCTGGGCAGCAAGGCGTACTGGACCGGTCTCGAGTCCTCCCCCGAGCTCGTCATCGCGTTCATCCCGAGCGAGTCGCTCGTGTCGTCCGCTCTCGAGGCCGATCCCTCCATCATGGAGTTCGCCTTCGGCAAGCGCGTCGCGCTCGCGTCGCCCGTAACCCTGTGGTCCGTGCTCAAGACCGTTGCGTTCAGCTGGCAGCAGGATGTTCTGACGCAGGAGGCCAAGCAGCTCTTCGACCTGAGCCGGACGCTGTACAGCCGGCTCTCCACCACGGCCGGCCACATCGAGAAGCTGGGCCGGTCGCTGGAGCGCACGGTCAAGGACTACAACGGCTTCGTCGGGTCGTTCGAGCGCCAGGTCTTCCCCGCGGCCCGCAAGCTCAACGCGCTGGACGAGTCCAAGGTCATCGGCGTGATCGAGGGCATCGAGGAGGCCCCGCGCGAGCTGACGGCGTTCGAACTCGTCAGCGAGCTGGAGCCCCGCGACATGCACGGGATCGACAAGCTGGCCATCGAGGAGCAGGAGCGCGCCCACGCCCTCGAGGCAGAGCGCGACACCGGCGCGGCGTAA
- the fbaA gene encoding class II fructose-bisphosphate aldolase, with the protein MPIATPDQYAEMLDKAKAGGFAYPAFNVSSSQTINAVLQGLTEAGSDGIIQVTTGGADYFAGQTVKARATGALAFARFATEVAKNYPITVALHTDHCPKNALDDFVLPLIAASEEEVKAGRNPIFQSHMWDGSAVPLDENLEIAQEMLKRTKAINAILEVEIGVVGGEEDGVRHEGSNEALYTTLADAEKAVDALGLGENGRYMAALTFGNVHGVYKPGNVKLRPELLKEIQDGLAAKYGHGPKPLDLVFHGGSGSTDEEIAEAVRNGVVKMNIDTDTQYAFTRSIAGYMFENYDGVLKIDGEVGNKKAYDPRAWGKVAESAMAARVVEATQQLGSAGHSGK; encoded by the coding sequence ATGCCCATCGCCACGCCGGACCAGTACGCAGAGATGCTCGACAAAGCGAAGGCCGGCGGCTTCGCCTACCCCGCGTTCAACGTGTCGTCGTCGCAGACGATCAACGCCGTGCTGCAGGGTCTCACCGAGGCGGGAAGCGACGGGATCATCCAGGTCACTACCGGTGGTGCCGACTACTTCGCGGGCCAGACCGTCAAGGCCCGCGCGACCGGCGCGCTCGCGTTCGCGCGTTTCGCCACCGAGGTCGCCAAGAACTACCCCATCACGGTCGCGCTGCACACCGACCACTGCCCGAAGAACGCGCTCGACGACTTCGTGCTGCCCCTCATCGCCGCCTCCGAGGAGGAGGTGAAGGCGGGCCGCAACCCGATCTTCCAGTCGCACATGTGGGACGGCTCGGCGGTCCCGCTCGACGAGAACCTCGAGATCGCGCAGGAGATGCTCAAGCGCACCAAGGCCATCAACGCCATCCTCGAGGTCGAGATCGGCGTCGTCGGCGGCGAGGAGGACGGCGTCCGTCACGAGGGCTCCAACGAGGCCCTCTACACGACCCTCGCCGACGCGGAGAAGGCGGTCGACGCGCTCGGCCTCGGCGAGAACGGCCGCTACATGGCCGCACTCACCTTCGGCAACGTCCACGGCGTCTACAAGCCCGGCAACGTCAAGCTGCGCCCGGAGCTGCTCAAGGAGATCCAGGACGGCCTGGCCGCCAAGTACGGCCACGGTCCGAAGCCGCTCGACCTCGTCTTCCACGGCGGGTCGGGCTCGACCGACGAGGAGATCGCCGAGGCGGTCCGCAACGGCGTCGTCAAGATGAACATCGACACCGACACGCAGTACGCGTTCACCCGCTCCATCGCCGGCTACATGTTCGAGAACTACGACGGCGTGCTCAAGATCGACGGCGAGGTCGGCAACAAGAAGGCATACGACCCGCGCGCCTGGGGCAAGGTCGCCGAGTCCGCCATGGCCGCCCGCGTCGTGGAGGCGACCCAGCAGCTCGGCTCGGCCGGCCACTCCGGCAAGTAG